Proteins encoded together in one Antricoccus suffuscus window:
- a CDS encoding metallophosphoesterase, translating into MTNDVLRILHISDTHLFGDSTLHYGRVDTTGALHRVLKHAADLGPLDLVIVSGDCSDDGTPASYRILAEAVGEYAASHGAQAIYAMGNHDARAGFRAVLGDGHRAAAVYDGVEGPIDGISDVDGVRVITLDSSVPGGKAYGELRDAQITWLTAQLSTPAPRGSIVVLHHPPVPACTPLLRTMELFNPDLLADALDGTDVQLILAGHFHHQFAGSLRGTPVLVAPGVANCTDPTAAPNVQRTLVASGGTLVELAATGFRATSFHVPGTEEDHVLNLLTRKQMAGIARNLGSPDWEQRLAEATGE; encoded by the coding sequence GTGACGAACGACGTGCTGCGCATCCTGCATATCTCAGATACGCACCTGTTCGGTGACTCCACGCTGCACTACGGGCGCGTCGACACGACCGGTGCGCTGCATAGAGTGCTGAAACACGCCGCCGATCTGGGACCGCTCGACCTGGTCATCGTCTCTGGAGACTGCTCGGACGACGGTACGCCGGCCTCGTACCGCATCCTCGCCGAAGCCGTCGGGGAGTACGCCGCATCACATGGCGCACAGGCGATCTACGCGATGGGCAACCATGACGCACGTGCCGGATTCCGCGCTGTCCTCGGCGATGGTCACCGTGCCGCTGCGGTGTACGACGGCGTCGAAGGTCCGATCGACGGCATAAGCGACGTCGACGGCGTGCGCGTGATTACGCTCGATAGCTCCGTGCCGGGCGGCAAGGCCTACGGTGAGCTACGCGACGCGCAGATCACCTGGCTCACCGCTCAACTCTCGACTCCGGCGCCTCGCGGCAGCATCGTCGTCCTGCACCATCCACCGGTCCCGGCGTGCACGCCGTTGCTGCGCACGATGGAGTTATTCAACCCCGACTTGCTGGCCGACGCACTCGACGGCACCGACGTGCAATTGATCCTGGCCGGGCATTTCCACCATCAGTTCGCCGGCTCATTGCGCGGTACGCCGGTCCTCGTCGCGCCGGGCGTCGCGAACTGCACAGATCCCACGGCCGCGCCCAACGTCCAACGCACCCTCGTCGCCAGCGGCGGCACGCTCGTCGAGCTCGCCGCGACGGGTTTCCGTGCGACCAGTTTTCACGTCCCGGGCACGGAAGAGGACCACGTGCTGAACCTGCTCACGCGCAAACAAATGGCGGGTATAGCGCGAAATCTCGGCTCGCCAGACTGGGAGCAGCGCCTTGCCGAGGCCACCGGTGAGTGA
- the phnE gene encoding phosphonate ABC transporter, permease protein PhnE, translated as MSTALKPERNVASPMERPVKPRRWGTKIVWLVVTVIVVVAFWNVDINWASLTNFPANAWKYLKLLFAPPDWSKTGQALDATLLSVQMAWIGSVIGIIVSFPLSFLATRGLAPIFVRWPMRGLFAIIRAVPEVVIAVLILSVTGLTPFTGALALGVGSIGTLGKWGYESFESVEPGPLEAVRASGGSRWQIMRWGVWPQAQPEVFAFWLYRFEINVRASAILGLIGAGGIGKMLTDNTQYRIWNAVGILLIIVIVVTMIIDQISGAIRHRIIYGSWKIVGFGRRRKSLNVATKNNATREGLNE; from the coding sequence ATGAGCACCGCACTCAAGCCGGAACGGAACGTGGCTTCCCCGATGGAGCGGCCCGTCAAGCCGCGCCGGTGGGGCACGAAAATCGTCTGGCTCGTCGTCACGGTGATCGTCGTCGTGGCGTTCTGGAATGTCGACATCAACTGGGCGTCGCTGACCAACTTCCCTGCCAACGCGTGGAAGTACCTCAAGCTACTGTTCGCGCCGCCGGACTGGTCCAAGACCGGGCAGGCACTCGATGCCACCCTGCTTTCGGTGCAGATGGCGTGGATCGGCTCGGTCATCGGGATCATCGTCTCCTTCCCGTTGAGTTTCCTTGCCACCCGCGGCTTAGCGCCAATCTTTGTGCGCTGGCCGATGCGCGGCCTGTTCGCGATCATCCGCGCCGTACCGGAAGTCGTGATCGCCGTACTGATCTTGTCCGTCACCGGGCTGACACCGTTCACAGGTGCGCTGGCCCTCGGCGTCGGATCCATTGGCACGCTAGGTAAATGGGGCTACGAGTCGTTTGAGTCCGTTGAGCCCGGTCCGCTCGAAGCGGTCCGCGCCAGCGGAGGGTCACGCTGGCAGATCATGCGCTGGGGAGTATGGCCGCAGGCTCAGCCCGAGGTATTCGCGTTCTGGCTCTACCGTTTTGAGATCAACGTTCGCGCCTCAGCGATCCTGGGCCTCATCGGCGCCGGTGGGATCGGAAAGATGCTCACCGACAACACTCAGTACCGGATCTGGAATGCGGTCGGTATTCTGCTGATCATCGTCATCGTGGTCACCATGATAATCGACCAGATTTCGGGCGCGATCCGGCACAGAATCATCTACGGCAGTTGGAAAATCGTCGGTTTCGGACGCCGCCGCAAGTCACTTAACGTGGCCACGAAAAACAACGCGACGCGAGAGGGGCTAAACGAGTGA
- the phnE gene encoding phosphonate ABC transporter, permease protein PhnE codes for MSTPTRRTPDHALQRPQKPRSAWKAVLALIALAVITVWCAIGVGVDFGAIARNWNNASGTLLQLAQPDYAFFPKTLTALGETVEMAVIATAVSAVISLPISFLASRATNPHGPLLAATRLVINVIRAVPDILYAAILVSVVGTGAISGVIALILFDIGIIVKLVSESLDGLDRGPQEASLAAGGTWVQADRVAILPLAMPAFVSQTLYTFELNIRASTVIGLVGAGGLGVLIDNVRTFYLYHYLSLIILEILILVVVIEFVSSTLRNRLAR; via the coding sequence ATGAGCACCCCGACGCGGCGTACGCCGGACCATGCCTTGCAGCGACCGCAAAAACCCCGCTCTGCATGGAAAGCCGTGCTCGCCCTCATCGCGCTCGCCGTCATCACGGTCTGGTGCGCGATTGGCGTAGGGGTTGACTTCGGCGCGATTGCGCGTAACTGGAACAACGCCAGCGGCACGCTCTTGCAACTCGCCCAGCCGGACTACGCATTCTTCCCCAAGACGCTCACCGCTCTCGGCGAGACGGTGGAGATGGCGGTCATCGCGACCGCGGTCAGCGCAGTTATTTCGCTACCGATCTCATTTCTCGCGTCCCGCGCGACCAACCCGCACGGTCCGCTGCTGGCCGCGACCCGCCTGGTCATCAACGTCATACGCGCCGTACCCGACATCCTCTACGCCGCGATCCTCGTGTCCGTCGTCGGTACCGGCGCGATCTCCGGCGTGATCGCGCTGATCCTCTTCGACATCGGGATCATCGTCAAACTCGTCTCGGAGTCTCTCGACGGCCTGGATCGCGGCCCACAGGAAGCCTCCCTCGCGGCCGGCGGCACCTGGGTGCAAGCCGACCGAGTCGCGATCCTGCCGCTCGCGATGCCCGCCTTCGTATCCCAGACGCTCTATACGTTTGAGCTCAACATCCGCGCCTCCACCGTGATCGGGCTCGTGGGCGCCGGCGGCCTCGGCGTCCTGATCGACAACGTCCGGACGTTCTACCTGTATCACTACCTGAGCCTGATCATCTTGGAGATTCTGATCCTCGTCGTCGTCATCGAGTTTGTGTCCTCGACGCTGCGCAACAGGCTGGCCAGATGA
- the phnC gene encoding phosphonate ABC transporter ATP-binding protein yields the protein MTPSTTDAALGVGTPPKADIRFEHVDVVYPNGFKGLDDINLSIPAGEMVGVVGLSGAGKSTLVRSINGLVRITGGEITVGERQLSTIKGAGMRELRSNVGMVFQGFNLAKRTTVLNNVLVGRLFHTSTWRTLIGAWKKDDVELAMDALARVEILPKAYTRASELSGGQQQRVGIARTLAQRPSVILADEPVASLDPPTSHVVMRDLQRINQELGVTVITNLHFLDLARRYCDRLVGLRSGKLVFDGIGADADENVFESIYGRSLTAEDVMDAKPVLDES from the coding sequence ATGACCCCCAGCACCACGGATGCAGCCTTGGGCGTCGGTACGCCGCCCAAGGCTGACATCCGCTTCGAGCACGTCGATGTCGTCTACCCCAACGGTTTCAAGGGGCTCGACGACATCAACTTGTCCATACCCGCGGGCGAGATGGTCGGGGTTGTCGGACTGTCCGGTGCCGGCAAGTCGACTCTTGTCCGGTCGATTAACGGTCTCGTGCGCATTACCGGCGGCGAGATCACCGTCGGCGAGCGACAGCTCTCGACGATCAAAGGTGCCGGGATGCGCGAGCTGCGCTCCAACGTCGGCATGGTCTTCCAGGGCTTCAACCTCGCAAAGCGCACGACGGTCCTCAACAACGTGCTCGTGGGAAGGCTCTTCCACACGTCGACCTGGCGCACGTTGATCGGCGCCTGGAAGAAGGACGACGTTGAACTGGCGATGGACGCGTTGGCGCGGGTGGAGATCCTGCCCAAGGCCTACACGCGCGCATCAGAGCTCTCCGGTGGCCAGCAGCAACGCGTGGGGATCGCCCGCACATTGGCGCAGCGCCCGAGCGTCATCCTCGCCGACGAGCCGGTCGCCTCGCTGGACCCACCCACCTCACACGTCGTGATGCGCGACCTACAGCGCATCAACCAGGAGTTGGGCGTCACCGTCATCACCAACTTGCATTTCCTCGACCTTGCGCGGCGCTACTGCGACCGACTGGTCGGCCTGCGCTCAGGAAAACTCGTCTTCGACGGCATCGGCGCCGACGCCGATGAAAACGTGTTCGAGAGCATTTACGGACGCTCGCTCACGGCCGAAGACGTCATGGATGCCAAACCGGTGCTGGACGAATCCTGA